TGTAATTAATTCTTATATGTTGTTCATCAGGTCTCAGATTTTATATTTAAGAAGATGGGGAAACACATTCACACATCTTCTCAGGACCTCATGAATTTCAAGTGCAAAAACCTCAGGCTTTAACGAAATCATATACAAAGATGGTGATGCTTCTATCCACCTACTAGTCAAGTTTTTTATGGGCCCGGGGAGGACTCTGCCGAACAACAAGATCAAACTCACTAAAGTCGATTAGCCAAACCGTATGTCAATACACTATATTTGTTTGCTATGTCAATACAGTACGGTGGTGCAGATAATTCATTTTTGAAATGGACAAAAGTTTTTTGTCATCTTATTAGTTAGTTAGTAAGAATGAGAGTTCGCAGAAAGCAAACAAGGGCAAGGAGACCGACGTACTCACCGCATGATCGCACCTAATATTCCATGTTGGCAGTCGCCCTTGGACCGTCTGAGTATGCGTGGGTGTGGCTCCATGAAGTTCATCAGATTAAGATGACAAATTCCCAACTAAGCGATGATACAGGTGACAGTGTCACGTACACTTTCGATAAGGTGCCTCATTACACTTACTTCACTAACTAACATGTAGATTAACATGCACACCTACGAATCAGAAAATTACATCTACAGAGATCCATCATGTAGCCTTAGTCAGAATTTGGACACTGATAACAGATGAACATTGCAAGAGGGAGTAGCAAGCAAGCAACAAGCACTTAATATTGTTTGGGTCCGACGATCAGTAGTAGAATGCTGGGAGCCAGTCCTTGCCGTTGATGAAGTCGACGGTGAGGAACTTGGCTGCCTGCGCCTCGTCTAACCGTCGCGACCATGGCACACGCTGCGACGCGTCGGCCCCTGGCCCCGTGCAGTTGAACTCCCCGAGCATCACATGTCTGCAAAATCAAAGCAAGCACATACATATTATTGATCATTTCAAGATTTGCAATTAATTCATCGGTCAGATGGTTGATCGTTGTTCGAATTTGTTTGTGCGTACGCAACGTACTCGGTGCTGCCAGAGAAGTTGTAGTTGGTCCACCCGGCAGGGTTGACAGTCTTGGAGAGGTAGGTGTCGGCGAAGACGACGCGCGAGTAGGCCTCGTTGGCGCGGCCTAGGTACACCTCCCCAACACCGTACACCTTCCCCTTGAGGAAGACGAAGCCGCTGCTGCCGCTCTCCTCCTTGCGGTCTTGCGCGGTGATGGACCCCAGGATCGGCGTCCGCCGGTCGGGCTTCACGAAGATCTCCGCGCACTGGAATATGGACTGGCCACCGCCAAAGATGAAGTCGATGTTGCCCTGGATGTAGCAGCTCTCGTAGTAGTGGCGACCAGTACTATCGAAGAGGGTGTGGTGGGGACTGTAGAAGGCGCAATGGTAGAAGGCCACCTTGTCGCCATTGACCATGGTGGCCACAGTGCGGATCTCCGGGTTGTTCGGCAGGCCCGCGCGCGCCGCGTTCTGTGCGCACGTATGAAAATAAGTTCTTCGGACGAAGTTTTACACACGCTGGCAATTCGAGAATAGGAAGAGAAATAAGAGGAAAGCAACTAGGAGTGCACCCTGAAGCTAATGCCAAAGACGATGACATTGTCTGCGTGCACGGCGAACGTGGCCGACTCGGTGTTGTGCGGGGAGGCTGACTCGTAGGAGATGGACGTCCGGCCCTTGCCGTTTCCCCTCACGAAGATGAACGGCTTCGTCTCCGGAATCACGACTTTCTCCCTGCATCCATACGATAACACGCGCATTTGTGAAAACCCACCCACACCCAACAAACACATGCCTTCTTCTAGTTGCGCTGCGTCCACATGAACAAATAATTGTGCGTGCATGCAGACGTACGCGTAGACGCCGGCGCGGAGGTGGACGACAACCCACTCGGAGTTGCCGTCCGGCACCGCATCGATGGCAGACTGGATGGTCTTGAACTCGTCGTTGGGGCCGACGATCAGCGTGCGCTTGGCGTTGAGCTTAGAGGTGAGGAGGGGGCCGTTGACAACATCATCGCTCTTCTTGGCGAGCTTGTTGTGTGCGTCGCAGAGTGACAGCGAGAGGACCACCGCtgcggcgaggaggaggaagctAGGCTGGGCCATCATGGGGGGCATGCGTGGGTGTGTTCTGCGAGAATAGCTCGCTGCGCCCCAGGACATTGCCGGAGGAGTGGTTGCTAATAACACGGAGCTCGTTTCTGTCCACTCGCTACTGGTGAACATGCGAAGGCTAGGAGGGCAACGCGGGGGCATCTTGATGGTTTGCCATGCATCGTTAAAGCTGCCAATGAAAATTGCTCTTCGTTTTGATGGATTGTCTGGTGTGGTCTAATTTTTTAACGTGTGGCATCGCGGTATTCTAGTCTAACTTACCCGAGACCAACACACAGTATGTCAGAGAGGCGCATGGGCAAATCATTCAAGTGTAATCAAGCTCAACCTATCGAGTATTGGCACACGACACGTAGACACACTAGGAGGCCGCCCTTTGGTGGCTCTTAATAGTCTCTAATAATGGCAAATTTTAACATGCTCCCTCTTACCCCCTCCTTTTACATATGAGGTAAGAAGGTAAGAGTTAATCTAACCACTATTTAATGTGATCAACGGCTCAGATCTACTACATACTCTTATCTCCCATGTGAAAAAAGGGGGTAAGCGGGAGCATGCTAAAACTGCTCTCTAATACTTGCGCCACCTGGGATGATGACAATCGGTAGCAGCACCTGGACTAAAAAGCACTCACCTTCGGGTTCCAGCGTCCACCATACAGCCGCTGCAGCCAGTATTCCATTCCGGTCCGAATTCTACCATCCTCCTCTTCGGCGTTCTCCGGATGCTAGAGAACTCCGAATAGTATAATATTCTCATCCAAATATTAGCATGACCTGTCCACACCAATAGTAGAATGTCGGTGGTAAATTGCAAACCTTTTTAAAATCATATTCGAGAAGATTAGATTGAAGTGCACAGCAGGTCCTTGAACTATTTTAAGGGCGGGAAATTTTAATCTGACCACTAATTAATGAGATCAACGGTTCAGATTTATTATATACTCTTACCTCTCATGTAAAAAGAGGAGGTAAGAGGGAGCATGTTAAAACTGCTCTTTAAGAGTATCACGTAGGTCCTCAAATTATGAAAATCGTCATCCAAGTCCTTGAATTACAGTATGTGTCATGCTAGGCAAATTATAGGTCCCCAGACTACTTTAGCGTTGAGCTCATTTTGGACCTGAATGACACACTTATTGCAGTTTGAAGATCTGCATGATGATTTCATAGTTTGAGGACGTACATGACACCACTGAAATAGTTTGGGGACCTACAATGTACATCACTAAGAAGATTATGTGTGTCCCTTCTGGTATATCCGTTAAAATTAGAACGATGTGGACATGGCCCTTAGATGTCACACACAAATCAAGAAGtcacatgctgtcctttatctaGAGAAAATGTGAAGATGGCCTCATAGGTCTGGTTCATCTTGAGGTCTGAACGGGAGCACAGCTCTGTTTTTTCTAAGGTACATACATTCTCTGATGGCGCCCTTCAGTATGTCGAATGAGAATACATATGCACCTAGTTGTCCTTGCAGGATGTCGTGTACTAGTATATACAGTAATGAATACAACAGCTCCACTTGTAGAAATATCGAATCGGCCGGCGTCTTCCCCTGCTTTCATCAGCCTGTCCACCCATATTCTGACCGTGAAAGAGTTAAAGAGTACAGGTTACCTTGATACTTCATTTTGGGTCAATACAAAATCCACCCTTTGCCTTTCCCGAAAATAATAATTCAGAGATGAACCAACTAATACATTCATgtatatagcaaaccctagctgAAAATAAACAAAATGTGCTTCTACTGCAGAGCAGTGGAAGCTTTTGCCGATGATTGCAAGCCTTTTTAAGTGGAGAAGATTATGTATGCGCTGGCACAAAAAAAACTTCAGAAGTATGGTTCATCTTGAGACGTCTGAACACAAACAAACATTCCTTGGGGCTAGCAGAAGTTAATTTGCGAGAGGGGCCTGGGTTTGTGGCCACCTCGCAActccgtttgacctaattccGGGCTCATAAATTCCCTAAAATCCATAAACCAACAGAGCGAGACTCGAAACATTTATTCCGCCGCTGCAAATCTCTGTTCTACCGctatcccatctggaggcctccgtcggaactctgccggaggaggtatcgatcatggagggcctctacatcaatcTTACTGCaccttcgatgatgtgtgagtagtttctTGCCGGACCTATGAGTGCATAGCAgtagatctctctctctctctctctctctctctctctctctctctctctctcttcaatACAACGTTCTCTTTGGAGATTGATATTATGTAGTCCTTTTAtccggtgtgtttgttgggaacctatgaattgtggatttatgatcagattatttaTTGAAAATGATTGAGTTATTTCTAAACTTTATGATGTGTGATTGTTATAACTATGTAATGTTTTTTCGATATATGAGTTATCTTTGGCCAAGTTGATGACTAGATCTTCAGTGGAAGTGGTGCATGGTAATAGGTTCAATTTTGCGGTGTCCTCACTtcgtgacagaaggggtagcgaggcacgtatttgttTTGTTGCTACTAAGTATAAAACGATGGGGTTTGATCATATTAGTTGATCTTAttctgtctacattatgtcatcatacttaatgcattactctgtttgttACGAACTTAATAAGTAGAGAAGCAAGCATAGAAGCACTCTTGAAGTGGAGTAATAATAATAGATGCAGATGAATGTCGGTCTACTCGTCACGAACGTAATGCTTATGTACTGATCATGCCATGAATAACATCATAACTATGCATGAttatatcaattgcccaacagtaatttgtgtacccaccgtttgctatattcttgagagagatgcctctagtgaTGCTATGGTCCCCGTGGTCCATTCACCTTATATTACTAAAACCCTAAATAACTTGCTGCAATTCATTTACTTTTATTTAGTTTTGCAATTTATATATCTACCACTATCAGAATTAATCCTTTCAATTAACGAgtacaaggggattgacaaccctcttgcccgcaTAGGGTGCAAGTTTTTGTTTGTGCGTGTGCAGGTACTGTTGATCGTCATTTTGTGTGAATCTCGTATTGGTTTAATAAACCTTGGTTCTTTACCGAGGGAAATACTTTCTCCTACTGTACTACATCACTCTTCCTCTTCAAGGAAATGCTAACGCATATCACAAGTAGCAGTGTCTCCCTAGAAAGACAGATTCTTCATAATGTTCTTCCTTTCCTTGATTTGTACACTGCCAGGGGTGTCTCCTCGAGTGGATGGTTTCTTTCTCCTATTTTTTCCGCTCCTTCCCCCTGACGGTGCCTCGGCAAGAAGCCTCTCTAGTTTCGGAGTCCTGGGATCCCACGGTAGTGGGGCTGGGGACTTCATCTTCTTTGCCCGAACACGCCAAGTCCGAATTAAGAAAAGACGAAGTCATCTGTCGAACAGTAAAAAAATGTGGTTATATATGAAAATGGAGACCCGGTTGAGATAAACTTGCCTCGGCAACGGGAAGGGCTTGGCAGAAGCCAATATCCTCGGTCGAGTGGAAAGAGAGTCATCGCCATGTTCAAGTAGGAGCTTCCACATCTCATTGATGTGCATGGAAGAACTCCTTCACCACCGCGTCATCCTCGGGCTTGAATTCCCACATTGGGAGTGCTCGGTTTGAAGCGGGAGGATTCGACGATAGAGCATCACATGGACTGTGTCCGCTAGACAAATGTCCTTGCCGACCAAGCCTTGAGCTTGCTCTGAAGAACTTTGACCTCTCGCACGTCTCCCTAGCAGTCTAGGCCCTCGGCCGCCCAGGAGACTAAGCTCCTCGGCGGATTTGCCAAGAAGCAGGGAAACCTTTCGTGGCCGCCAATAGAGGGGTCCTCCACATAGAACCACTCCTCTTTCCGGGCCTCTGCCGTATCGGCGAAGGAACTATCGAGCTAGACCGCGTCTGCGGGATGGATAATCATAGCCCATTCGCACCACGCATGTTCATGACTAACCGAGCACGGCTTGACGCAGAACaccttcagccacaggccgaaatGGGGTTCGATGTGGAGGAAAGATTCGCAGAAGATTATGAAAGCCGCAATGTGGAGAATAGAGTTCGGGGCCAGATGGTGAAAGTTAATCCCGTAATAGAAGAGGAGGCCCCGAACAAAGGGTGAAGGGGAAAACCTACACCACGGACAAGATGTGAAATGAAATTACCCGTTCCCCTTCGTGAGGAGCGGGGATTGCAGATGCCGAAAGGCTAGCGCCCTCTTCTATGGGAGAGCGGCACTTGGTTGTGGGGGCAAGGTACTCGGAGGCTTTGAGCTCGACAAGGGTACCGGCGGTGACGGTGGAGCACATccaccgtcctcctccacggTGGGTTTTGACCCTGAGTCTCTCCTCCATATCGTCCAACTTGAGCGGCAGAGGAAAGAAGAGAGATGGATCTCAAGGCAATGTCGCTG
The Aegilops tauschii subsp. strangulata cultivar AL8/78 chromosome 3, Aet v6.0, whole genome shotgun sequence genome window above contains:
- the LOC109748980 gene encoding probable pectinesterase 67; amino-acid sequence: MAQPSFLLLAAAVVLSLSLCDAHNKLAKKSDDVVNGPLLTSKLNAKRTLIVGPNDEFKTIQSAIDAVPDGNSEWVVVHLRAGVYAEKVVIPETKPFIFVRGNGKGRTSISYESASPHNTESATFAVHADNVIVFGISFRNAARAGLPNNPEIRTVATMVNGDKVAFYHCAFYSPHHTLFDSTGRHYYESCYIQGNIDFIFGGGQSIFQCAEIFVKPDRRTPILGSITAQDRKEESGSSGFVFLKGKVYGVGEVYLGRANEAYSRVVFADTYLSKTVNPAGWTNYNFSGSTEHVMLGEFNCTGPGADASQRVPWSRRLDEAQAAKFLTVDFINGKDWLPAFYY